A genome region from Nocardioides cynanchi includes the following:
- a CDS encoding NADPH-dependent F420 reductase, with product MTTIGLIGSGNIGSTVARLAVDAGYDVVLSNSRGPETLQALADDLGPHARAGTAAEAATAGDIVVVTIPLKNVDQVPTGPLRGKVVIDTCNYYPQRDGQIAELDDGTSTSSELVQRLLPGSRVVKAFNNIQFSHLGSLQRPQGDPGRSVLAIAGDDAEAKADVTAFLDAIGYDAYDAGTLGDSWRFQPDTPAYGAPYSDPEAGWPPPPGSGRRVTAAQMRERLAEAGR from the coding sequence ATGACCACCATCGGACTCATCGGCAGTGGAAACATCGGCAGCACGGTCGCCCGCCTCGCGGTGGACGCAGGGTACGACGTCGTACTCAGCAACAGCCGGGGCCCCGAGACACTGCAAGCCCTCGCTGACGACCTCGGGCCGCACGCCCGGGCCGGCACCGCCGCCGAAGCCGCCACCGCCGGGGACATCGTCGTGGTCACGATCCCGTTGAAGAACGTCGACCAGGTGCCGACCGGGCCGCTGCGCGGCAAGGTCGTGATCGACACCTGCAACTACTACCCGCAGCGCGACGGGCAGATCGCCGAGCTCGACGACGGCACCTCGACCTCGAGTGAGCTCGTGCAGCGCCTGCTGCCGGGCAGCCGGGTGGTCAAGGCGTTCAACAACATCCAGTTCTCCCACCTCGGCTCGCTCCAGCGACCTCAGGGCGACCCCGGCCGGTCGGTCCTGGCGATCGCCGGCGACGACGCCGAGGCCAAGGCCGACGTCACCGCGTTCCTGGACGCCATCGGGTACGACGCCTACGACGCCGGGACCCTGGGCGACAGCTGGCGCTTCCAGCCCGACACGCCTGCCTACGGCGCCCCCTACTCCGACCCCGAGGCCGGCTGGCCGCCCCCGCCGGGCAGCGGTCGGCGGGTCACCGCCGCCCAGATGCGGGAGAGGCTGGCCGAAGCCGGCCGCTGA
- a CDS encoding GNAT family N-acetyltransferase, whose protein sequence is MIAPTLRPATDADAEAVAVLFHEGWHDAHPGLVPDGLTERRTLDAFRQRVTARIAETDETTVAEVDGALAGFIMVAGDEAEQVYVGRPFRGTTVAGVLLAEAERQIAAAGHDVAFLVVVRGNQRAQSFYARQGWVDEGDVDYPVEALGDHFVSPCRKLTKRVR, encoded by the coding sequence GTGATCGCCCCCACCCTCCGGCCCGCCACCGACGCTGACGCCGAGGCCGTCGCCGTGCTGTTCCACGAGGGCTGGCACGACGCGCATCCCGGGCTGGTGCCCGACGGTCTGACCGAGCGGCGCACCCTCGACGCGTTCCGGCAGCGCGTGACGGCGAGGATCGCCGAGACCGACGAGACCACGGTGGCCGAGGTCGACGGCGCGCTGGCCGGCTTCATCATGGTCGCGGGCGACGAGGCCGAGCAGGTCTACGTCGGGCGGCCGTTCCGCGGGACCACCGTCGCGGGGGTGCTGCTGGCCGAGGCCGAGCGCCAGATCGCCGCGGCCGGGCACGACGTGGCCTTCCTGGTGGTGGTGCGGGGCAACCAGCGGGCGCAGTCGTTCTACGCACGCCAGGGCTGGGTCGACGAGGGTGACGTGGACTACCCGGTCGAGGCGCTCGGCGACCACTTCGTCTCGCCGTGCCGCAAGCTCACCAAGCGCGTCCGCTGA
- the thrS gene encoding threonine--tRNA ligase: MPELKIVLTHADAREERTVTTGTKAWELYADRPDVVAARVGGTLRDLAYELADGDEVEPVAINSPDGRDILRHSTAHVMAQAVQQLWPDARLGIGPPIENGFYYDFDVERPFVPEDLDKIETAMRKIIKEGQRFSRRVTTDADALDELQDEPYKIELIGLKGAGQGDGAAEGASVEVGAGELTIYDNLRRDGELAWKDLCRGPHLPTTKRIPAFKLMRTAAAYWRGNEKNKQLQRIYGTAWETKEALAEHLQQIEEAEKRDHRKLGRELDLYSFPEELGPGLVVFHPKGGVIRRVMEDYVRQRHIEEGFQYVSTPHISKDGLFHTSGHLPYYADTMYPPMELEGAKYQLKAMSCPMHNLIYQSRGRSYRELPLRLFEFGGVYRYEKSGVVGGLTRVRGMTQDDSHSYVTPEQASDEIKHLLNFCLGLFRDFGLDDFYLELSTRDDKNADKFQGSDEDWVTATAVLQSAADESGLDLVADPGGAAFYGPKISIQAKDAIGRTWQLSTVQYDFGQPAGFGLEYTASDGSHQQPVMIHSAKFGSIERFIGVLVEHYAGAFPPWLSPVQVQGIPIAERHNDHLYDVAKRMQARGLRVEVDDSDDRMQKKIRNAQLQKVPFMVIAGDRDLEEGAVSFRYRDGRQDNGVPIEEAIERVAAAVSAREQV; this comes from the coding sequence GTGCCCGAGCTGAAGATCGTCCTCACCCACGCAGATGCGCGTGAGGAGCGGACGGTCACGACGGGCACCAAGGCCTGGGAGCTGTACGCCGACCGGCCCGACGTGGTCGCGGCGCGGGTCGGTGGCACCTTGCGCGACCTCGCCTACGAGCTGGCCGACGGCGACGAGGTCGAGCCCGTGGCGATCAACTCCCCGGACGGCCGCGACATCCTGCGGCACTCGACCGCCCACGTGATGGCGCAGGCGGTCCAGCAGCTGTGGCCGGACGCCCGGCTCGGGATCGGCCCGCCGATCGAGAACGGCTTCTACTACGACTTCGACGTCGAGAGGCCGTTCGTGCCTGAGGACCTCGACAAGATCGAGACCGCGATGCGCAAGATCATCAAGGAGGGGCAGCGATTCTCCCGCCGGGTGACCACGGACGCCGATGCGCTCGACGAGCTCCAGGACGAGCCCTACAAGATCGAGCTGATCGGGCTGAAGGGCGCCGGGCAGGGCGACGGCGCCGCCGAGGGCGCGTCGGTGGAGGTCGGTGCCGGCGAGCTGACCATCTACGACAACCTGCGCCGCGACGGCGAGCTGGCCTGGAAGGACCTGTGCCGGGGGCCGCACCTGCCGACCACCAAGCGGATCCCCGCGTTCAAGCTGATGCGCACCGCCGCGGCGTACTGGCGCGGCAACGAGAAGAACAAGCAGCTCCAGCGCATCTACGGCACCGCCTGGGAGACCAAGGAGGCGCTGGCCGAGCACCTGCAGCAGATCGAGGAGGCCGAGAAGCGCGACCACCGCAAGCTGGGCCGCGAGCTCGACCTCTACTCCTTCCCCGAGGAGCTCGGCCCCGGCCTGGTCGTCTTCCACCCCAAGGGCGGAGTCATCCGCCGAGTGATGGAGGACTACGTCCGCCAGCGCCACATCGAGGAGGGCTTCCAGTACGTCAGCACCCCGCACATCAGCAAGGACGGGCTGTTCCACACCTCGGGACACCTGCCCTACTACGCCGACACGATGTACCCGCCGATGGAGCTCGAGGGTGCGAAGTACCAGCTCAAGGCGATGAGCTGCCCGATGCACAACCTGATCTACCAGTCGCGTGGCCGGTCCTACCGGGAGCTGCCCCTGCGGCTGTTCGAGTTCGGCGGCGTCTACCGCTACGAGAAGTCCGGCGTCGTCGGCGGCCTGACCCGGGTGCGGGGGATGACCCAGGACGACTCGCACTCCTACGTCACTCCCGAGCAGGCGTCGGACGAGATCAAGCACCTGCTGAACTTCTGCCTCGGTCTGTTCCGTGACTTCGGCCTGGACGACTTCTACCTCGAGCTGTCGACCCGCGACGACAAGAACGCCGACAAGTTCCAGGGCTCCGACGAGGACTGGGTCACCGCGACCGCGGTGCTCCAGAGCGCGGCCGACGAGTCGGGTCTCGACCTGGTCGCCGACCCCGGCGGTGCGGCGTTCTACGGCCCCAAGATCTCGATCCAGGCCAAGGACGCGATCGGCCGCACCTGGCAGCTGTCGACGGTGCAGTACGACTTCGGGCAGCCGGCCGGCTTCGGCCTGGAGTACACCGCCTCCGACGGGTCGCACCAGCAGCCGGTGATGATCCACTCCGCGAAGTTCGGGTCCATCGAGCGGTTCATCGGGGTGCTGGTCGAGCACTACGCCGGCGCGTTCCCTCCGTGGCTCTCCCCGGTGCAGGTGCAGGGCATCCCGATCGCCGAGCGGCACAACGACCACCTGTACGACGTGGCGAAGCGGATGCAGGCACGAGGGCTCCGTGTCGAGGTCGACGACTCCGACGACCGCATGCAGAAGAAGATCCGCAACGCCCAGCTCCAGAAGGTGCCGTTCATGGTGATCGCGGGTGACCGCGACCTCGAGGAGGGTGCGGTCTCGTTCCGTTACCGCGACGGCCGCCAGGACAACGGCGTGCCGATCGAGGAGGCCATCGAGCGGGTGGCGGCAGCGGTCTCCGCGCGCGAGCAGGTCTGA
- a CDS encoding NAD(P)-dependent oxidoreductase: MATIVVFGGTGYTGGNIAREATSRGHHVISVSRSKPAEPIEGVTYETGAVEALAPRLIPGADVVVATLSPRGDTAGHLVDIYRELVRLCAAAGARYLQIGGFSSLRPAPGAPRFVEGEIPEQFRDEALEGEATRAMLVDEATSELDWLFISPPGSYGAWAAGERTGEYRIGDDVALFDDAGGSAISGADFALAVLDEIDTPTHHRTHIGIAN; encoded by the coding sequence GTGGCCACGATCGTCGTGTTCGGAGGCACCGGTTACACCGGTGGGAACATCGCCCGAGAGGCCACCTCACGGGGCCATCACGTGATTTCCGTCAGCCGGTCGAAGCCCGCAGAGCCCATCGAGGGCGTCACCTACGAGACCGGCGCTGTCGAGGCACTGGCTCCCAGGTTGATCCCCGGTGCAGATGTCGTTGTCGCCACGCTCTCGCCACGGGGCGACACGGCCGGGCACCTGGTCGACATCTACCGCGAGCTGGTACGGCTGTGCGCCGCAGCCGGTGCCAGGTACCTCCAGATCGGCGGGTTCAGCTCGCTGCGACCGGCGCCGGGTGCACCGCGGTTCGTCGAGGGCGAGATTCCCGAGCAGTTCCGCGACGAGGCACTCGAGGGTGAAGCCACGCGCGCCATGTTGGTCGACGAGGCCACGAGCGAGCTCGACTGGCTGTTCATCAGCCCTCCCGGTTCCTATGGCGCGTGGGCGGCCGGCGAGCGGACCGGTGAGTATCGGATCGGAGACGACGTCGCGTTGTTCGACGACGCCGGTGGCTCCGCCATCTCCGGAGCCGACTTCGCACTGGCAGTGCTGGACGAGATCGACACCCCCACCCATCACCGCACCCACATCGGCATAGCGAACTGA
- a CDS encoding HIT family protein, with protein MADDVEQQDGIGGADGLERLWTPYRMAYLRGENKPADHSAGECPFCRIPQQDDDAEGLVVRRGKLAYAVLNLYPYAPGHLMVCPYRHIAEYSETTDAEAEEIAGLTKAALRTLRSVSHAEGFNIGMNQGAAGGAGIAAHLHQHVVPRWVGDQNFMPVIGHTKTLPQLLQETRALLSGAWA; from the coding sequence ATGGCCGACGACGTGGAGCAGCAGGACGGCATCGGCGGCGCCGACGGGCTCGAGCGGCTGTGGACGCCGTACCGGATGGCCTACCTGCGCGGGGAGAACAAGCCCGCCGACCACAGCGCGGGGGAGTGCCCCTTCTGCCGCATCCCGCAGCAGGACGACGACGCCGAGGGGCTGGTCGTGCGTCGCGGGAAGCTGGCGTACGCCGTGCTGAACCTCTACCCCTACGCGCCGGGGCACCTGATGGTCTGCCCCTACCGCCACATCGCGGAGTACTCCGAGACCACCGACGCCGAGGCGGAGGAGATCGCCGGGCTGACCAAGGCCGCGCTGCGGACGCTGCGGTCGGTGTCGCACGCCGAGGGCTTCAACATCGGGATGAACCAGGGCGCCGCCGGCGGTGCCGGCATCGCTGCCCACCTGCACCAGCACGTCGTGCCCCGCTGGGTGGGCGACCAGAACTTCATGCCCGTGATCGGGCACACCAAGACCCTGCCGCAGCTCCTCCAGG
- a CDS encoding LamG-like jellyroll fold domain-containing protein, which translates to MCRSAWWRAAVVAGASVLVVQGLGTRAFAASTAAAVWLMDEASGTTMSDSSGNGNVGKTYNLKMTGATGYKFDPTARSKVVVPDAAKLDPGASNFSYSVTVQSSRAPASGTDYDVLRKGISSTSGGEYKLEIVRANGEGRAFCLVKDSRGASASVRGTTNVTDGKVHTLTCTKTGSGLTLKVDGLTPRTRTVSGGLGSISNSMAVVLGAKTPTVTGASGDWYDGAMLDARISVG; encoded by the coding sequence ATGTGTCGATCCGCGTGGTGGCGCGCTGCCGTGGTGGCGGGCGCCTCCGTCCTGGTGGTGCAGGGACTGGGGACGAGGGCGTTCGCAGCCAGCACGGCAGCTGCCGTGTGGCTGATGGACGAGGCGTCCGGAACGACGATGAGCGACAGCTCCGGGAACGGCAACGTCGGGAAGACCTACAACCTCAAGATGACCGGCGCCACCGGCTACAAGTTCGACCCGACGGCACGGTCGAAGGTGGTCGTTCCCGACGCCGCCAAGCTGGACCCCGGCGCCAGCAACTTCTCCTACAGCGTCACGGTGCAGTCGAGCCGCGCGCCCGCATCGGGTACCGACTACGACGTCCTGCGCAAGGGCATCAGCAGCACGTCGGGCGGCGAGTACAAGCTCGAGATCGTCCGGGCCAACGGAGAGGGCCGGGCCTTCTGCCTCGTCAAGGACTCGCGAGGAGCCAGCGCCAGCGTGAGAGGGACCACCAACGTCACGGACGGAAAGGTCCACACCCTCACCTGCACCAAGACCGGGTCGGGCCTCACGCTCAAGGTCGACGGCTTGACGCCGCGCACCCGGACGGTCAGCGGGGGGCTCGGTTCCATCTCCAACAGCATGGCCGTGGTGCTCGGAGCCAAGACCCCGACGGTCACCGGAGCATCGGGCGACTGGTACGACGGTGCGATGCTCGACGCTCGGATCAGCGTGGGCTGA
- a CDS encoding DUF4012 domain-containing protein: protein MSATPTSGAEAPEATPRTPARRSRRRLSRGRIIALVVLLLLVVGVVLAVLARPLLTARSEAKLAQADLTAAKAALSAKDLPTARADVRSARAHVDKADASANGFGGDVWSVVPVAGGAVHDARHLIDALSETTSVAETGVQLYPMVSGGSSTLVRGQSIDLAVLDQVVSDTATIGEHLDRALADLDQVHGTTPVVGRAAANAKNTALGYLEPVKQSYDKAGPLVQSLPSIVGADGPRTYLLAMLNPAELRYSGGGALSFTTIHFDHGQATFGGTLNVDDINGHGYFQTWKPVPGNIFHPPGPTRVVNATFSPWWSVSGEELLRGYSTVFPRQHIDGVIGVDLQALANIFTITGPVDLPHFGTITGANLVQTLAGSYGDFASIQVRHQLNAELVPAFRQKFFEAGNMSDKLTALVDSADGRHFFTYFRNAQVQHRFAKVGLSGDLSPTPHDYIGVFTQNLNGSKTDYWQHRSITSHVKLNADGSAKVHLQVVVDNQAPPYDLPVPDPKFGYTTRYLQTVLGVFLPNKSRSTGVSLDGQPAQPRFRFPSVAGVHNRHYFHTTMMLNSGQSSTLDMSYTVPRAAEVGTDGLLTYGLAVDPQDTVVPETLKVIATWPAGYRPTSLPTGWKDLGNGTAELDTAVATKLDYAIPLARH, encoded by the coding sequence GTGAGCGCGACACCGACCTCGGGTGCCGAGGCACCCGAGGCGACCCCGCGCACTCCCGCGCGCCGGAGCCGCCGCCGGCTCTCCCGCGGGCGGATCATCGCCCTGGTCGTGCTCCTCCTGCTGGTCGTCGGCGTGGTGCTGGCGGTGCTGGCCCGGCCACTGCTGACCGCACGGAGCGAGGCCAAGCTGGCGCAGGCGGACCTGACCGCGGCCAAGGCCGCCCTGTCGGCCAAGGACCTGCCGACGGCCCGGGCCGACGTACGCAGTGCCCGTGCGCACGTCGACAAGGCCGACGCGAGCGCCAACGGGTTCGGCGGCGACGTGTGGTCGGTGGTCCCGGTCGCGGGCGGCGCCGTCCACGACGCCCGCCACCTGATCGACGCCCTCTCCGAGACCACGTCGGTCGCCGAGACGGGTGTCCAGCTCTACCCGATGGTCTCGGGCGGCAGCTCGACCCTGGTCCGCGGCCAGAGCATCGACCTCGCGGTCCTCGACCAGGTCGTGAGCGACACCGCGACCATCGGCGAGCACCTCGACCGGGCGCTCGCTGACCTCGATCAGGTGCACGGCACCACCCCGGTGGTCGGCCGGGCGGCCGCGAACGCCAAGAACACCGCCCTGGGCTACCTCGAGCCGGTGAAGCAGAGCTACGACAAGGCCGGCCCGCTGGTCCAGTCACTCCCGTCGATCGTCGGGGCCGACGGTCCTCGCACCTACCTCCTCGCGATGCTGAACCCGGCCGAGCTGCGCTACTCCGGTGGCGGAGCGCTGTCGTTCACCACGATCCACTTCGACCACGGGCAGGCGACGTTCGGCGGCACCCTCAACGTCGACGACATCAACGGTCACGGCTACTTCCAGACGTGGAAGCCGGTGCCGGGCAACATCTTCCATCCGCCCGGACCGACCCGCGTCGTGAACGCGACGTTCTCACCCTGGTGGTCGGTCTCCGGCGAGGAGCTGCTGCGCGGCTACTCCACCGTGTTCCCGCGGCAGCACATCGACGGCGTCATCGGCGTCGACCTCCAGGCGCTCGCGAACATCTTCACGATCACCGGGCCGGTGGACCTGCCGCACTTCGGGACGATCACCGGCGCCAACCTCGTGCAGACCCTGGCCGGCAGCTACGGCGACTTCGCGTCGATCCAGGTGCGACACCAGCTCAACGCCGAGCTGGTGCCGGCCTTCCGGCAGAAGTTCTTCGAGGCCGGCAACATGTCGGACAAGCTCACGGCGCTCGTGGACTCCGCCGACGGGCGCCACTTCTTCACCTACTTCCGCAACGCCCAGGTGCAGCACCGGTTCGCGAAGGTGGGCCTGTCCGGCGACCTCAGCCCGACGCCGCACGACTACATCGGGGTCTTCACCCAGAACCTCAACGGCAGCAAGACCGACTACTGGCAGCACCGCTCGATCACCTCGCACGTGAAGCTGAACGCCGACGGCAGCGCGAAGGTCCACCTGCAGGTGGTCGTCGACAACCAGGCGCCGCCGTACGACCTCCCGGTGCCGGACCCCAAGTTCGGCTACACGACCCGATACCTCCAGACCGTGCTCGGCGTGTTCCTGCCCAACAAGTCACGGTCGACCGGTGTCAGCCTGGACGGTCAGCCGGCCCAGCCCCGGTTCCGCTTCCCGAGCGTCGCCGGCGTGCACAACCGGCACTACTTCCACACCACGATGATGCTGAACTCCGGGCAGTCCTCGACCCTCGACATGAGCTACACGGTGCCCCGTGCAGCCGAGGTGGGCACCGACGGTCTGCTCACCTACGGCCTGGCCGTCGACCCGCAGGACACCGTCGTCCCCGAGACGCTCAAGGTGATCGCCACCTGGCCCGCCGGCTATCGCCCGACCAGCCTGCCGACCGGCTGGAAGGACCTCGGGAACGGCACCGCCGAGCTCGACACCGCGGTGGCGACGAAGCTGGACTACGCGATCCCACTGGCGCGACACTGA
- a CDS encoding aminotransferase class IV, whose product MRTWVNGELLTDPRTPVVGATDHGLTVGDGVFEVLKVVDGRPLALDLHLARMTRSAAGLGLPAVDTDAVRRGIAAVLEAEPLSLGRVRATWTGGPAPLGSDRGDGPPSLVVVAAPMDPWPETAAVATVPWPRNERGALAGLKTTSYGENVRALARARERGASEAIFANLQGQLCEGTGTNVFYVLDGELRTPTLHSGCLAGITRHLVLEWHGAVEVDAPIDEILHASEIFLTSTTRDVQAIARWNDRELAAPGPVTLGVAKVFREREAELLGA is encoded by the coding sequence ATGCGCACCTGGGTGAACGGCGAGCTGCTGACCGACCCCCGCACGCCCGTGGTGGGCGCAACGGACCACGGGCTGACCGTGGGCGACGGGGTCTTCGAGGTGCTCAAGGTGGTCGACGGCCGCCCGTTGGCCCTGGACCTCCACCTCGCCCGGATGACCCGGTCGGCAGCCGGCCTCGGGCTACCCGCGGTCGACACCGACGCCGTACGACGGGGGATCGCCGCGGTGCTCGAGGCGGAGCCGCTGTCGTTGGGCCGGGTGCGCGCCACCTGGACCGGTGGGCCCGCGCCGCTCGGGTCCGACCGTGGTGACGGACCGCCGTCGCTCGTGGTCGTCGCCGCCCCCATGGACCCCTGGCCCGAGACCGCGGCCGTGGCCACGGTGCCCTGGCCCCGCAACGAGCGAGGCGCGCTCGCCGGCCTCAAGACCACGTCGTACGGCGAGAACGTGCGGGCGCTGGCTCGGGCCCGGGAGCGGGGCGCCAGCGAGGCGATCTTCGCCAACCTCCAGGGCCAGCTCTGCGAGGGCACCGGCACCAACGTGTTCTACGTCCTCGACGGCGAGCTCCGGACCCCCACGCTGCACAGTGGCTGCCTGGCCGGGATCACCCGCCATCTCGTGCTGGAGTGGCACGGCGCGGTCGAGGTGGACGCCCCGATCGACGAGATCCTGCACGCCAGCGAGATCTTCCTGACCTCCACCACCCGCGACGTGCAGGCCATCGCCCGCTGGAACGACCGCGAGCTGGCGGCCCCCGGGCCGGTCACCCTCGGGGTGGCCAAGGTCTTCCGCGAGCGAGAGGCCGAGCTCCTCGGCGCGTGA